Proteins found in one Tamandua tetradactyla isolate mTamTet1 chromosome 3, mTamTet1.pri, whole genome shotgun sequence genomic segment:
- the HOXD1 gene encoding homeobox protein Hox-D1: MSSYLEYVSTGGSGGGDDVLSFAPKFCRADARPVTLPPAFSLGGGEGAFVSCLPLAAAGSRPASTSPAAPAHAPAPPLAAPPYAPCTLENAYEPGAAPAAVAAAAAGGPDYDILGPGPAFDFPCALRRPADDGGVHVHYAASAVFSGGGSFFLSGQVDYRAFGESGPFPACLKEPADGHPGAFQITSPAPGAYPKSASPASGLPAAFSTFEWMKVKRCTPKKSRLAEYGATSPSSAIRTNFSTKQLTELEKEFHFNKYLTRARRIEIANSLQLNDTQVKIWFQNRRMKQKKREREGLLAMATPVVSLQLPLSGRSPAKSGKNPESTSQAQEPS; this comes from the exons ATGAGCTCCTACCTGGAGTACGTTTCGACCGGTGGCAGCGGGGGTGGCGACGATGTGCTCAGCTTCGCGCCCAAGTTCTGCCGCGCCGACGCCCGGCCAGTGACCCTGCCGCCTGCCTTCTCCCTGGGCGGTGGCGAGGGCGCCTTTGTCAGTTGCCTGCCCCTGGCAGCCGCCGGGTCGCGACCTGCGTCTACATCCCCGGCAGCGCCCGCGCACGCCCCCGCGCCGCCCCTGGCTGCGCCCCCGTACGCGCCGTGCACCCTGGAGAACGCCTATGAGCCCGGCGCCGCACctgcggcggtggcggcggcggcggctggggGCCCGGACTACGATATCCTGGGGCCCGGGCCTGCGTTTGACTTCCCGTGCGCACTCCGGCGACCGGCAGACGACGGCGGGGTGCACGTCCACTATGCCGCCTCAGCCGTCTTCTCCGGCGGCGGCTCCTTCTTTCTCAGCGGCCAGGTGGATTACCGGGCCTTCGGCGAGTCCGGGCCCTTCCCAGCGTGTCTCAAGGAGCCAGCCGACGGCCACCCCGGGGCCTTCCAGATCACGTCTCCGGCCCCCGGCGCCTACCCCAAGTCTGCCTCTCCGGCTTCTGGCCTCCCTGCCGCCTTCAGCACATTCGAGTGGATGAAAGTGAAGAGATGCACCCCTAAGAAAA GCAGACTCGCCGAGTATGGAGCCACCAGCCCCTCCAGCGCGATCCGCACGAATTTCAGCACCAAGCAACTGACAGAACTGGAGAAAGAGTTTCATTTCAATAAGTACTTAACTCGAGCCCGACGCATCGAAATAGCCAACTCCTTGCAGCTCAATGACACCCAAGTCAAAATCTGGTTCCAGAATCGCAGgatgaaacagaagaaaagggaaCGAGAAGGGCTTTTGGCCATGGCTACCCCTGTGGTCTCTCTCCAACTTCCCCTCTCAGGAAGGAGCCCAGCCAAGTCTGGCAAGAACCCAGAGAGCACTTCTCAGGCCCAGGAACCTTCATGA